One genomic window of Solanum dulcamara chromosome 12, daSolDulc1.2, whole genome shotgun sequence includes the following:
- the LOC129877421 gene encoding uncharacterized protein LOC129877421, whose amino-acid sequence MANLPQSFSVGIGGGFGGFGGGSSSSSSSFGAGAPANNDRNMQSAEQLVLDLSNPELRENALLELSKKRELFQDLAPLLWNSCATIAALLQEIIFIYPVLSPPTLTPAQSNRVCNALALLQCVASHPDTRMLFLNAHIPLYLYPFLNTTSKSRPFEYLRLTSLGVIGALVKVDDTEVISFLLSTEIIPLCLRTMEMGSELSKTVATFIVQKILLDDVGLDYICTTAERFFAVARVLGNMVGALAEQPSSRLLKHIIRCYLRLSDNPRACDALRSCLPDMLRDTTFSSCLREDPTTRRWLQQLLLAVNGNRVALQAGGFDHML is encoded by the exons ATGGCGAACTTACCTCAGTCTTTCTCAGTCGGCATCGGCGGAGGTTTCGGAGGTTTCGGAGGAGGATCTTCGTCGTCATCGTCGTCTTTcggtgccggagctccggctaACAACGATCGCAACATGCAATCCGCTGAACAGCTTGTGCTTGATCTCAGCAACCCTGAGCTTCGTGAAAATGCTCTTTTAGAGCTTTCTAAG AAGAGGGAGCTTTTCCAAGATCTGGCCCCTTTGTTGTGGAATTCATGTGCTACTATCGCTGCACTCCTACAG GAGATAATTTTTATCTACCCTGTTTTGTCACCTCCAACTCTGACTCCTGCACAATCCAACAGAGTTTGTAATGCACTAGCACTTCTTCAG TGCGTGGCCTCTCATCCTGACACCAGAATGTTGTTCCTCAATG CACACATTCCTTTGTATCTGTACCCCTTTCTTAATACAACAAGCAAGTCAAGACCTTTTGAATATCTGAGGCTCACAAGCTTAGGTGTTATTGGTGCCCTCGTGAAG GTTGATGACACTGAAGTTATCAGTTTTCTACTTTCAACAGAAATAATTCCGCTGTGCTTGCGCACGATGGAGATGGGGAGTGAACTATCCAAAACA GTTGCAACTTTCATTGTGCAAAAAATTCTTCTGGATGACGTGGGTCTGGATTACATCTGTACCACAGCGGAAAGGTTTTTTGCAGTAGCCCGAGTTCTGGGGAATATGGTAGGTGCACTTGCTGAACAACCTTCATCAAGGTTGCTGAAACACATAATTAGGTGCTATCTTCGTTTGTCAGATAATCCAAG GGCATGTGATGCACTGAGAAGTTGTCTTCCTGATATGCTCAGAGATACCACTTTCAGCAGTTGTCTTCGT GAGGATCCAACGACGAGGAGGTGGCTGCAACAATTGCTCCTTGCTGTTAATGGGAATCGGGTTGCTCTACAGGCTGGAGGATTTGATCATATGCTGTGA
- the LOC129876236 gene encoding ribonuclease 3-like protein 2 yields MQSPGNCAMVTDANRLPPAPEEEIPNTETSIKAVEELLKYRFKNTKLLEEALTHSSCPNSASNYQRLAFVGDAALGLAISSYFFVTYPHVDCGKLTDLRAANVSTEKLARVAVRHGLYKYLRRDSAILDEKVKEFVITVQQEEEMEFYGGMIKAPKVLADIVESVMGAVYLDCGFDVNAVWVIFRGLLEPIIMLNMLEEQPQPVTMLFVLCKKDGKQVDVEHQKEGGKNIASVFLDGQFIASASSEHKENAKLQVAKAALKELYYNPYDKMDVEVVPCQRKMRDVQSILFQKQKMDIEFDPTKESEGAKQKLNELCQREKWPKPTYRVEKEIGPAHDRKFICSVQIAIAEGMLFVMGEEKSRVKDGENSAALAMIQSLQGSKFS; encoded by the exons ATGCAATCGCCGGGAAATTGCGCGATGGTGACCGACGCAAATAGGTTGCCGCCGGCGCCGGAGGAAGAAATTCCAAACACGGAGACATCAATAAAGGCAGTTGAGGAGCTATTGAAGTATCGGTTTAAGAACACGAAGCTTCTAGAAGAAGCTCTTACTCACTCTTCCTGTCCTAATTCAGCTTCTAATTACCAGCGGCTGGCGTTCGTCGGCGACGCCGCTCTCGGCTTAGCTATTTCCAGTTATTTCTTCGTGACTTACCCTCACGTTGATTGTGGTAAGCTTACTGACCTCCGCGCCGCCAATGTAAGTACGGAAAAGCTTGCTAGAGTTGCCGTCCGGCACGGCCTCTACAAGTACCTCCGCCGCGATTCCGCAATCCTCGATGAAAAG GTGAAGGAATTCGTGATAACAGTGCAACAGGAGGAGGAGATGGAGTTCTATGGAGGAATGATAAAAGCCCCAAAGGTTCTTGCAGACATTGTGGAGTCGGTAATGGGGGCTGTATATTTGGATTGTGGCTTTGACGTGAATGCTGTCTGGGTG aTCTTTAGAGGCCTACTAGAGCCTATCATCATGCTGAATATGTTGGAAGAACAACCACAGCCTGTAACAATGCTGTTTGTACTTTGCAAAAAGGATGGAAAACAAGTTGATGTAGAGCATCAGAAAGAGGGAGGTAAAAACATAGCAAGCGTCTTTCTTGATGGACAATTTATTGCATCAGCTTCTTCTGAGCACAAAGAAAATGCAAAGCTTCAAGTGGCAAAGGCTGCTCTTAAAGAGTTGTACTATAACCCTTACGATAAGATGGATGTTGAAGTTGTTCCATGCCAGAGAAAAATGAGGGATGTTCAATCTATTCTATTTCAGAAACAAAAGATGGATATTGAATTTGACCCAACAAAAGAGAGTGAAGGAGCAAAGCAGAAGCTGAACGAGCTTTGCCAAAGAGAGAAATGGCCCAAACCAACTTACAG AGTAGAGAAAGAGATTGGTCCTGCTCATGATAGGAAGTTTATATGCTCTGTGCAAATTGCAATTGCTGAAGGCATGCTTTTTGTGATGGGAGAGGAAAAGTCACGAGTAAAAGATGGAGAGAATTCAGCAGCTTTAGCAATGATCCAAAGTTTGCAGGGATCCAAGTTCAGTTGA
- the LOC129876237 gene encoding uncharacterized protein LOC129876237, which translates to MANLPQSLSVGVGGFGGGASSSSSGAGEPANKDSKMQSAEQLVLDLIYPDLRENALLELSKKRELFPYLGPLLWNSFGTIAALLQEIVSIYPFLSLPDLTRAQSNKVCNALVLLQCVASHPDTRMLLLDAKIPLYLFPFLKTTSKSTPFEYLRLTSLGVFGALVKVDDTEVVSSVISTEIIPECLRTMEIGSELSKTVATFILQKILLDDVGLNYICNSAERFFEVAQFLGNMVIALAEQPSSRLLKLIIRCYLRLSDNQRACDVLRSYLPNMLKDTTFSSYFLEDPMMRRWLQQLLHNISGDQVALQAREFDPML; encoded by the exons ATGGCAAACTTACCTCAGTCTCTTTCAGTCGGTGTGGGCGGTTTCGGAGGAGGTGCATCGTCGTCGTCTTCCGGTGCTGGAGAACCGGCCAACAAGGATAGCAAAATGCAATCCGCTGAACAACTTGTGCTTGATCTCATCTATCCTGATCTTCGTGAAAATGCCCTTTTAGAACTTTCCAAG AAGAGGGAACTTTTCCCATATTTGGGCCCCTTGTTATGGAACTCATTTGGTACTATAGCTGCACTCCTACAG GAGATAGTTTCTATCTACCCTTTTTTGTCACTGCCAGATCTGACTCGTGCTCAATCCAATAAAGTTTGTAATGCACTCGTACTTCTTCAG TGTGTAGCCTCTCATCCTGACACCAGAATGTTGCTCCTCGATG CAAAAATTCCTTTGTATCTGTTCCCCTTTCTTAAAACAACAAGCAAGTCAACACCTTTTGAATATTTGAGACTTACAAGCTTAGGTGTCTTTGGTGCCCTCGTTAAG GTAGATGACACTGAAGTTGTCAGTTCTGTTATCTCAACAGAGATAATTCCAGAGTGCTTGCGCACGATGGAGATCGGGAGTGAACTATCAAAAACA GTTGCAACTTTCATTTTGCAAAAAATCCTTCTAGATGATGTGGGTCTGAATTACATCTGTAACTCAGCGGAAAGGTTTTTTGAAGTAGCCCAATTTTTAGGGAATATGGTTATTGCACTTGCTGAACAACCCTCATCAAGATTGCTGAAACTCATAATTAGGTGCTATCTTCGTTTGTCAGATAATCAAAG GGCATGTGATGTACTGAGAAGTTATCTTCCCAATATGCTTAAAGACACCACCTTCAGCAGTTATTTTCTT GAGGATCCAATGATGAGGAGATGGCTGCAACAATTGCTCCATAACATTAGTGGGGATCAGGTTGCTCTGCAGGCTAGAGAATTTGATCCTATGCTGTGA